The following is a genomic window from Clostridium fungisolvens.
ACTCTTAAGTTCATATAATTTCGGTCTGGATGCTATTCGGTTTAGCAATCTTCCCGAAGAAAAACTTTTTAGCGAGCTGAAAAGAGAAATTGAAATGGTACATGGACTGTCTGTGGGGTATCTTGATAATATAATTGAGGAACATAAGACAGTTTCTTGGGATAAAGAACCATCATTTAGAGGGGCGCTAACCTTTTTTCAACCTGAACAAAAGAGACTGTTTTCATATGCAATGACTCTTCCTGAGTATAACAACAGAGTATTTTTCGCCGGAGAACATATATCTGCAGTTCACAGATGGATGCAAGGAGCTTTGCAAAGTGGAATGAAGGCTGCCAACGATTTAACCATATCCTGCAAAATGCATGGATGATGAATGGAATATTTCAATTTTTAAGCAATTAATACTATTTTAGTATCAATTGCTTGTTTTTTTTGTAGGATTTATTCTAAATAATTGCTACAAAATTTTATTAGAATAGTCTATTATGTACATGCTGATTTGAAATTTACATAATATTTTGTGTTAAAAATTTGATAATTGAAAAAGTAAGTGTATTGTTTTTGCAATTATCTTAAATTAATTAGTGAATTAATTCCTCCTTAAAAATTCATAAAGATACAACTATTTTGAAACCGTGTTATAATCATCTGGGGGCAAAATTAAAGGAGGCACATCTTATGGATAAAAAGTTATCAAAAGATGCATATGGTGGCGTAGCTGGTAAAGACTATGTTCCTTATATTTCTACTGGATCTAAGTCTGGTGGAAACGTTGTAGTATTAACAATCGGTATTATATTAGCAGTTTTATTCGCAGCATCAACTGCCTATTCAGGCATGAAATCAGGTCTTACAGTTGCTGCAGGTATACCTGGATCTATAATAGGATCTGGTTTTATAGCTGCATTCGCTAAGAAAAAAGGTATACTAGGTAAAAACTTAGTACAAGGTATGGCAAGTGGTGGAGAATCAGTTGCTAGTGGTGTAATTTTCGTGTTACCTGCAATTCTTTTAATAGGAGCTAAAGTTAGTTTCATTGAAGGTTTTGCAGTGGGAGCAGCTGGAGTTTTATTCGGTCTTGGAATAGCTTCACTTGTTTACAACTACTTAATCGTTGAAGAACACGGTAAATTAATGTATCCAGAATCAATGGCTATATCTGAAACACTTGTTGCTTCAGAAGGTGCTGGGGATTCAATGAAGTTTATGGGGATTGGTTTTGGAATAGGTGGAGTTATAACTGTTATAACTAGCTCATTCTTAAACTTAGTTAATAATGTTGTAAGTTATGTAAATGAAACTTTTTACAAGTGGAGATTTGAAATTGAAGTAAACCCTCTATTATTAGGTATTGGATTCATAGTTGGTATGGAAGTTTCTGTAACAATGTTTGCAGGAGCATTATTATCTAACTTTGGTATCATGCCATTAATAGGTTATTTTGCTGGACTTGGAAAAGATGGCGTAAATGTGTGGAATAATCCTCATGTTGCTATAAACGCTATGCAAGTTAAGAATATTGCTGGTAGCTATGTAAAATACATCGGAGCTGGTATGATGCTTTCTGGTGGTATAATAGGTGCTATTAAGCTTATTCCTACTATAGTTTCTTCTATAAAAGAAACTCTTAATGCTAAAGGTTCAAAGGGTGGTAATGGGTCATCTATTGCAAACATACTATTACTTGGTGGCATAGTATTAGGTTTTGTAGCTGG
Proteins encoded in this region:
- a CDS encoding OPT family oligopeptide transporter; its protein translation is MDKKLSKDAYGGVAGKDYVPYISTGSKSGGNVVVLTIGIILAVLFAASTAYSGMKSGLTVAAGIPGSIIGSGFIAAFAKKKGILGKNLVQGMASGGESVASGVIFVLPAILLIGAKVSFIEGFAVGAAGVLFGLGIASLVYNYLIVEEHGKLMYPESMAISETLVASEGAGDSMKFMGIGFGIGGVITVITSSFLNLVNNVVSYVNETFYKWRFEIEVNPLLLGIGFIVGMEVSVTMFAGALLSNFGIMPLIGYFAGLGKDGVNVWNNPHVAINAMQVKNIAGSYVKYIGAGMMLSGGIIGAIKLIPTIVSSIKETLNAKGSKGGNGSSIANILLLGGIVLGFVAGFIASGGNVAMALLGAVLSLFLSLLFVIVSGRLTGTIGTSNLPVSGMTIASIVVVTSLFVAMGWKDVASNKALLLFGTFIVTAISVAGGYSQSQKVTYIIGGDKKEMDKYFAIAGVLGVAVVVGTILLLSGQLSMTGDNVPFALPQANLMSTLTAGIMSGQLPWVMIFVGVVMGLFLFLLNLPIMAIAIGFYLPISTTTIILIGALVRLFVEKTSKSEKDKEAKVSNGISLSSGLVAGGSILGLVGIIFQVSGLVKGTEPTGFAGTNGMAFIVLAALVIATIIPIMKSKVDNAK